A stretch of the Chitiniphilus purpureus genome encodes the following:
- a CDS encoding transglutaminase-like cysteine peptidase: MDSRQRFDDDGTSLSVQLRVPISTAPFRQWLRPSRRGWLLLLPVCFAVAAVDSGRMETLLQSRFGSKPLKAFQAWRQTVTETRSLADLERLERINGFFNRHLAFLDDQVLWNEADYWATPLEAIGRAAGDCEDFAVAKYFSLIEAGVEKNKLRLTYVKARIGGPTSTVTQAHMVLTYYATPQAEPLVLDNLIGEIRPASRRPDLLPVFSFNRDGVYVGGAAPAPVERLSRWTNLILRMQAQGYDP; this comes from the coding sequence ATGGACAGCCGCCAGCGTTTTGACGATGATGGGACATCCCTTAGCGTCCAGCTCCGCGTGCCCATTTCTACGGCCCCCTTTCGGCAGTGGTTGCGGCCATCCCGTCGGGGGTGGCTTCTCCTGCTGCCGGTCTGCTTCGCAGTTGCCGCGGTGGACAGCGGCCGGATGGAGACACTGCTGCAAAGCCGCTTCGGCAGCAAACCGCTCAAGGCATTCCAGGCATGGCGCCAGACCGTGACCGAGACCAGATCGCTTGCCGATCTTGAACGGTTGGAGCGCATCAACGGCTTTTTCAACCGCCATCTGGCTTTCCTTGATGATCAGGTACTATGGAACGAAGCGGACTATTGGGCAACTCCGTTGGAAGCCATCGGGCGCGCCGCCGGTGATTGCGAGGATTTCGCCGTCGCCAAGTATTTCAGCCTGATCGAAGCTGGTGTCGAAAAAAACAAATTACGCTTGACGTATGTAAAAGCACGGATCGGCGGTCCGACCAGCACCGTGACCCAGGCACACATGGTGCTCACCTACTACGCCACACCGCAGGCCGAGCCGCTGGTGCTGGACAATCTGATCGGCGAGATCCGCCCGGCCTCACGCCGGCCGGACCTGCTGCCGGTGTTCAGCTTCAACCGCGACGGTGTCTATGTCGGCGGCGCGGCGCCCGCGCCGGTCGAACGGCTGTCACGCTGGACCAACCTGATACTGCGCATGCAGGCGCAGGGCTACGATCCTTGA
- a CDS encoding TolC family outer membrane protein, with translation MNRNKILLTLLGALLGGIAVTTTQAKTLAESVEKAVLRNPEVRARWHELRAADEDINIARSNYLPRLDVQAAAGRAWQDEPDAPSESYSNPSASVELRQILFDGFATRDEVRRASYAKLSRYYDLLAVSDQYAMETVQAYYDVLRFRELVRLAERNHATHLDIFKLIEERTQAGVGRRVDLEQAAGRLALAESNLLTERSNLYDVSARYARLVGEEPGELAAPPELGGSLPTPAEVLGQAVKRNPAFLAAVSNIRSARAGTGVSRSGYWPTLELRASQGFEKNQDGAEGDFRNSRLMLMLNYNLFKGGGDRARERRAVEQLSGAIEMRDKACREIRQTTQIAWNNVQRLGEQLKYLEQHELSTRKARDAYRQQFDIGQRSLLDVLDTENELFDASRALASGRIDRKIAEARVLAQTHQLLAALKLTPLETQVAEQDLAGSEIEDEQVRCSTVLPAAEPAISLAPVPTSPAAPAADASLAEVPAMPGTATRNEIAQQIDNSDKALETVVRTWANAWSAKNVAAYFDHYATDFKPEGGVGQPEWVTQRTTRLTNPNRINVRIDRFQVLKKSTKAAEVRFIQHYESAQYRDEVSKTLILLHDQGRWKIARERINVES, from the coding sequence ATGAATCGGAACAAGATACTGCTTACTCTCCTGGGTGCCCTGCTCGGAGGGATTGCCGTTACGACGACCCAGGCCAAGACGCTGGCCGAATCGGTGGAGAAGGCGGTGCTGCGTAATCCCGAAGTCAGGGCGCGTTGGCACGAGCTGCGTGCCGCCGACGAGGATATCAATATCGCCCGCAGCAACTATCTGCCGCGGCTGGACGTGCAGGCGGCAGCAGGCCGTGCCTGGCAGGATGAACCGGATGCGCCGAGCGAGAGCTATTCCAATCCCAGTGCCAGCGTGGAGCTGCGCCAGATCCTGTTCGACGGCTTTGCCACGCGCGACGAGGTACGGCGTGCAAGCTATGCCAAGCTGAGCCGTTACTACGACCTGCTGGCCGTGAGCGACCAGTATGCGATGGAAACAGTGCAGGCCTACTACGACGTGCTGCGGTTTCGGGAGTTGGTCAGGTTGGCGGAGCGCAACCACGCGACGCACCTGGATATCTTCAAGTTGATCGAAGAGCGTACCCAGGCCGGGGTGGGCCGTCGGGTCGATCTGGAGCAGGCGGCCGGCCGGCTGGCGCTGGCCGAATCAAACCTGCTGACCGAGCGTTCCAATCTTTATGACGTATCGGCCCGCTATGCACGCCTCGTCGGTGAAGAGCCGGGGGAGCTTGCCGCTCCCCCCGAGCTTGGCGGCTCGCTGCCGACCCCTGCCGAGGTGCTGGGGCAGGCGGTCAAGCGCAATCCTGCGTTTCTGGCTGCGGTATCCAATATCCGTTCTGCCCGGGCCGGCACCGGCGTGAGCCGCTCCGGCTACTGGCCGACCCTGGAATTGCGCGCCAGCCAGGGGTTCGAGAAGAACCAGGACGGCGCGGAAGGCGATTTCCGCAACAGCCGCCTGATGCTGATGCTCAATTACAACCTGTTCAAGGGCGGCGGCGATCGCGCCCGTGAGCGCCGCGCGGTGGAACAGCTCAGTGGTGCGATCGAAATGCGGGACAAGGCGTGCCGCGAGATCCGGCAGACCACGCAGATTGCGTGGAACAATGTGCAACGGCTGGGGGAGCAGCTCAAGTATCTGGAGCAGCACGAGCTCTCGACCCGCAAGGCCAGGGATGCGTACCGGCAACAGTTCGATATCGGTCAGCGTTCGCTGTTGGATGTGCTGGATACGGAGAACGAATTGTTCGACGCGAGTCGGGCCCTGGCGTCGGGGCGGATCGACCGCAAGATCGCCGAGGCGCGGGTGCTGGCGCAAACCCATCAACTGCTGGCGGCCTTGAAGCTGACGCCGCTTGAGACGCAGGTTGCCGAGCAGGATCTGGCCGGCAGCGAGATCGAAGACGAACAGGTGCGTTGCAGTACCGTGCTGCCCGCGGCAGAGCCGGCGATCTCGCTGGCACCCGTACCCACGTCCCCGGCTGCCCCTGCCGCGGATGCGTCACTGGCGGAGGTGCCGGCCATGCCCGGCACCGCTACGCGCAATGAGATTGCACAGCAGATAGACAACTCGGACAAGGCGTTGGAAACGGTGGTGCGGACCTGGGCTAACGCCTGGTCCGCCAAGAACGTGGCCGCCTACTTCGACCACTACGCTACGGACTTCAAACCAGAAGGCGGGGTTGGCCAACCCGAATGGGTCACCCAGCGCACCACCCGCCTGACCAATCCCAACCGTATCAACGTACGCATCGACCGTTTTCAGGTTTTGAAGAAATCGACGAAGGCGGCCGAGGTACGCTTCATTCAGCACTATGAGTCCGCGCAATACCGGGACGAGGTCAGCAAGACCCTGATTCTGCTGCACGATCAAGGGCGCTGGAAGATCGCCCGTGAAAGGATCAACGTCGAATCCTGA
- a CDS encoding B12-binding domain-containing radical SAM protein, translating into MIPLSQPVRVLSLIPPMTQLNTPYPATAYLTGFLRSRGVHAAQADLALALVLALFSPAGLGELQQQAEALPRRRRSGQVDAFLAQFERYLATIVPVMRFLQGGDATLAHRICSRQFLPEGARFDSLAAYVDPDEPYGGDPLAWAFGALGLQDRARHLATLYLNDLADVVRDAVDPRFEFVRYAESLAQSQPTFEPLAQALAAPANLVDHMLQALTLATLAEHTPNVVLLSVPFPGAVYGAFRIAQTIKVHDPSIVTVLGGGFVNTELRELAEPRVFDYFDFVTLDAGERPLLALLDHLTGQRSAQRLVRTFSRNDAGEVRYIQFPEPDVPFAEVGTPTWDGLPLERYLSLLDMLNPMHRLWSDGRWNKLTVAHGCYWKKCSFCDVSLDYISRYETASATELVDRIERIVAETGQTGFHFVDEAAPPKMLRALAEELLRRGVMISWWGNVRFEKSFTPALCQLLAQSGCIAISGGLEVASDRLLKLMKKGVSVDQVARVTHAFTEAGILVHAYLMYGFPTQTVQDTVDALEYVRQLFEAGCIQSGFFHRFACTVHSPVGQHPEEYGVTLLPLPQGGFARNDIGFVDPSGVDHGALGTALNKALYNYMHGIGLEEDVRGWFDMRVPRPRVSRHFIAQALSDR; encoded by the coding sequence ATGATTCCTCTTTCCCAACCTGTGCGCGTGCTGTCGCTCATCCCCCCGATGACGCAGCTCAACACGCCTTATCCCGCAACCGCCTACCTGACCGGCTTCCTGCGTTCGCGCGGGGTGCATGCTGCCCAGGCCGACCTTGCGCTGGCCCTGGTACTGGCGTTGTTCTCCCCGGCGGGACTGGGTGAATTGCAGCAGCAGGCCGAAGCGCTGCCCCGCCGCCGGCGTAGCGGGCAGGTCGACGCGTTTCTCGCGCAGTTCGAGCGTTACCTTGCCACCATCGTCCCGGTCATGCGGTTTTTGCAGGGCGGCGATGCCACGCTCGCGCACCGCATCTGCTCCCGCCAGTTCCTGCCGGAGGGGGCTCGCTTTGACTCGCTGGCAGCCTACGTCGATCCGGATGAACCGTATGGCGGCGACCCGCTGGCCTGGGCCTTCGGCGCCTTGGGCCTGCAGGACCGTGCACGGCATCTGGCGACGCTGTATCTGAACGACCTGGCCGACGTGGTGCGCGATGCGGTCGACCCCCGTTTCGAATTCGTGCGCTATGCCGAATCGCTGGCACAAAGCCAGCCGACGTTCGAACCGCTGGCACAGGCACTGGCCGCGCCGGCCAATCTGGTCGATCACATGCTGCAGGCACTGACCCTGGCGACCCTCGCCGAGCACACCCCCAACGTGGTGTTGCTGTCGGTCCCTTTCCCGGGGGCCGTCTATGGCGCCTTCCGCATCGCCCAGACGATCAAGGTCCACGATCCATCCATCGTCACTGTGCTGGGCGGCGGTTTTGTCAACACCGAGCTGCGCGAGCTGGCCGAGCCGCGCGTGTTCGACTACTTCGATTTTGTCACCCTTGATGCAGGCGAGCGGCCGCTGCTGGCGCTGCTCGATCATCTGACCGGCCAACGTTCGGCACAGCGACTGGTACGCACCTTTTCCAGGAACGACGCGGGCGAGGTCCGATACATCCAGTTCCCCGAGCCGGACGTACCCTTTGCCGAGGTCGGCACACCGACCTGGGACGGCCTGCCGCTGGAGCGCTATCTGTCGCTTCTGGACATGCTCAATCCGATGCACAGGCTATGGTCGGACGGACGCTGGAACAAGCTGACCGTGGCACACGGCTGCTACTGGAAGAAATGCAGCTTCTGCGATGTGAGCCTGGACTACATCTCGCGCTACGAGACCGCCTCGGCCACCGAGCTGGTCGACCGCATCGAACGCATCGTCGCCGAAACAGGGCAGACCGGCTTTCACTTCGTCGATGAAGCCGCGCCGCCCAAGATGCTCCGCGCCCTGGCCGAGGAACTGTTGCGGCGCGGCGTGATGATTTCATGGTGGGGCAATGTGCGGTTCGAGAAATCGTTCACCCCGGCGTTGTGCCAGCTGCTGGCGCAAAGTGGCTGCATCGCGATTTCCGGTGGGCTGGAGGTGGCGTCCGACCGGCTGCTCAAATTGATGAAGAAAGGCGTCTCGGTGGATCAGGTGGCCCGCGTCACCCACGCCTTCACCGAGGCCGGCATCCTGGTGCATGCCTATCTCATGTACGGGTTTCCGACCCAGACGGTGCAGGACACGGTGGATGCACTGGAATACGTGCGCCAGCTGTTCGAAGCCGGCTGCATCCAGTCCGGCTTCTTCCACCGTTTTGCCTGCACGGTGCACTCACCGGTGGGGCAGCACCCGGAGGAATACGGGGTCACGCTGCTGCCGCTGCCCCAGGGTGGCTTTGCCAGGAACGATATCGGCTTCGTCGACCCCAGCGGGGTGGATCATGGCGCGCTTGGCACGGCGCTGAACAAGGCCTTGTACAACTACATGCATGGCATCGGGCTGGAAGAGGATGTACGTGGCTGGTTCGACATGCGTGTGCCACGACCCCGTGTTTCCCGGCATTTCATCGCCCAGGCGTTGTCCGACCGCTAA
- a CDS encoding PAS domain S-box protein, with the protein MLAPDTPYDEAHRLSLLRNLALLDSEPEEAFDRITRLAQAALAAPAVFISLLNADRQWFKSKVGLDICELPLEVSFCKYTVLTDQMLIVPDTRQDARFADNPMVVGAPFIRFYAGYPLHSDRGIRLGTLCAIDYLPRQPDAPWLQLLGDLGHMTEREIQQREASLVALDAHTKGLDALLESKLDLDVTFEQAAVGIAFVDLDGSWLRVNRKLCELLGYAEERLLGLTFQEITYPDDLETDLAQLQRLLNGQLSHYTTEKRYFRGNGEIIWINLTVSLRRQANGNPLHFISVIEDIHNRKLSEAALRELRENLEQRVVLRTEELHAANASLMAALNQQQQTEAVLRRNEANVRSILETAYDAFVSIDETGAIIEWNRQAELLFGWRRDEVLKQPLENTIIPPAWREQHNRGLNHFLRTGEGPVLNKLLHLQARCRDGRDIPVELTITSANTTPLRFNAFLRDISERLAVENALRESRLQLKTITDQLPALVCYLDREGRYQFANATFRTWYGVDPDAMLGKTVGEALGAQHARDVQPYWERALAGEALTYERQETRAGQHRYASCTYLPHLQDDQVIGCYVMVQDITDSKQLELSLKQQATEDMLTGLANRRGFTEQWEQAAARSKRLDKECAILYMDLDGFKGINDRYGHDSGDAVLVAFGERIKSCIRRTDSLARLGGDEFVVILEGLAGGLGDAAHVAAKIIEATRAPLELDDLTFTLSTSIGIAGLQQAGGDAAACIKLADDALYLAKRGGKCRFVIAQS; encoded by the coding sequence ATGCTTGCCCCCGATACCCCCTACGACGAAGCGCACCGTCTTTCACTGCTACGCAATCTGGCCCTGCTCGACAGCGAGCCCGAAGAGGCGTTCGACCGGATCACCCGCCTTGCTCAAGCTGCACTGGCCGCGCCTGCGGTGTTCATCTCGCTGTTGAACGCGGATCGTCAGTGGTTCAAATCGAAGGTCGGCCTGGACATCTGCGAGCTCCCCCTCGAAGTCTCCTTCTGCAAGTACACCGTCCTGACCGACCAGATGCTGATCGTGCCGGACACCAGGCAGGACGCGCGCTTCGCGGACAACCCGATGGTCGTCGGAGCGCCCTTCATCCGCTTCTATGCAGGTTATCCGCTGCATTCGGACCGCGGCATCCGCCTTGGCACGCTGTGTGCGATCGATTACCTGCCGCGCCAGCCGGACGCGCCTTGGCTGCAGCTGCTGGGTGACCTGGGCCATATGACTGAGCGGGAGATCCAGCAGCGGGAAGCATCGCTGGTCGCGCTCGACGCACATACCAAGGGCCTGGATGCGCTGCTCGAATCCAAACTCGATCTCGATGTCACCTTCGAGCAGGCAGCGGTAGGGATTGCCTTTGTCGATCTGGATGGCAGTTGGCTGCGGGTGAACCGCAAGCTGTGCGAACTCCTGGGCTACGCCGAGGAGCGCCTGCTGGGCCTGACATTCCAGGAAATCACCTATCCGGACGACCTGGAGACCGACCTGGCGCAATTGCAGCGCCTGCTGAACGGACAGCTTTCCCACTACACCACGGAGAAACGCTACTTCCGCGGCAACGGTGAGATCATCTGGATCAACCTCACCGTCTCGCTGCGCCGTCAGGCCAACGGCAACCCACTGCATTTCATTTCGGTGATCGAGGACATCCACAACCGCAAGCTCTCCGAAGCGGCATTGCGGGAACTGCGCGAGAACCTGGAGCAGCGCGTGGTGCTGCGCACCGAGGAACTTCACGCAGCCAACGCATCGTTGATGGCGGCACTGAACCAGCAACAGCAGACCGAAGCGGTACTGCGGCGCAATGAGGCCAATGTGCGCAGCATCCTGGAGACCGCCTACGATGCCTTTGTCAGCATCGATGAAACCGGCGCCATCATCGAATGGAACCGACAGGCCGAGCTCCTGTTCGGATGGCGGCGCGATGAGGTGTTGAAACAGCCGCTGGAGAACACCATCATTCCGCCCGCGTGGCGCGAGCAGCATAACCGCGGCTTGAATCACTTCCTGCGCACAGGCGAAGGACCGGTGCTCAACAAGCTGCTGCACCTGCAGGCCCGTTGTCGTGACGGCCGCGACATCCCGGTTGAGCTCACCATTACCAGCGCCAACACCACGCCCCTGCGCTTCAACGCCTTCCTGCGCGACATCTCGGAACGCTTGGCGGTCGAAAATGCGCTGCGCGAAAGCCGGCTGCAACTCAAGACCATCACCGATCAGCTTCCCGCCCTGGTGTGCTATCTGGATCGGGAAGGCCGCTACCAGTTTGCCAACGCGACCTTCCGCACCTGGTATGGCGTGGACCCGGACGCCATGCTGGGCAAGACGGTGGGTGAGGCATTGGGGGCGCAGCACGCGCGTGATGTGCAACCCTATTGGGAACGTGCGCTCGCCGGTGAGGCGCTGACCTACGAGCGGCAGGAGACGCGTGCGGGACAGCACCGCTACGCATCCTGCACCTATCTGCCGCATCTGCAGGACGACCAGGTCATCGGCTGCTACGTGATGGTGCAGGACATCACGGACAGCAAGCAGCTTGAACTCTCGCTGAAACAGCAGGCCACCGAGGACATGCTGACCGGCCTTGCTAACCGGCGCGGCTTCACCGAGCAGTGGGAGCAGGCTGCGGCCCGCAGCAAACGGCTGGACAAGGAATGCGCAATCCTCTACATGGACCTGGATGGCTTCAAGGGCATCAACGACCGCTATGGGCATGACAGTGGTGACGCTGTGCTGGTCGCCTTTGGCGAACGCATCAAAAGCTGCATCAGGCGTACTGACTCGCTTGCCCGCCTGGGTGGCGACGAATTCGTGGTCATTCTGGAAGGATTGGCCGGGGGTCTTGGCGACGCAGCGCACGTGGCCGCCAAGATCATCGAAGCCACCCGCGCCCCGCTAGAATTGGATGACCTCACCTTCACCCTTTCCACCAGCATCGGCATCGCCGGCCTGCAGCAAGCCGGCGGCGATGCTGCAGCCTGTATCAAATTGGCCGACGACGCGCTCTACCTTGCCAAACGTGGCGGCAAATGCAGGTTCGTGATTGCGCAATCCTGA
- a CDS encoding bifunctional diguanylate cyclase/phosphodiesterase, protein MSLLRQLWLLVITATVVAFLGSFIVSLYTARNYLEQQLYAQSTDSAAGLALSMTQQPKDEATSELMVTALFDSGHFELVRYADTTGKVIAERSNPGETGSVPQWFIDLFPIEVSAGQADVSDGWKQAGRVTVQAHSRFAYQSLWDGALKLLVWISAAGLLSGLVLHRLFLWVKRPIMQMVGQAEAISERRFVTIPVPRITELRAVVQAMNTMVERVKTMFAEQAARIDALRSEANRDALTQLPNRSFFMGRLAQALGDEESAPEGALLLLRLRDLMGLNRRLGRERADQFLQSVAGKLGAVLGHEPDALLARLNGADFAVLLPGDDMARVSGLAERMQAGLAELRRAELADQHDLAAIGITPYRAGEAIGTVLARTDEALAQAEGSSNGIHAARLNSALPARSAQDWQQALRRALDQGAFRLAGYPVLHRDGALWHRELMLRLQQADGQLLTAGTFMPMASRLGLTSALDLETVRLACAELGQGQGDVAVNLSAVSIADAQFVDRLLELLRGQKAHTGRLWLEVNEFGFRDEMRALAEFARRLRPLGCKVGIEHFGRHFGSIPQLFELQLDYLKIDSSFVQGIEAHAGNQQLIKAIVGVADGNGLLTIAEGVQTNAEWDMLAKLGVQGMTGPVTTRRALT, encoded by the coding sequence ATGTCATTGCTCCGACAACTCTGGCTGCTGGTGATCACTGCCACCGTGGTCGCCTTTCTCGGCAGCTTCATCGTCAGCCTCTATACGGCACGCAACTACTTGGAACAGCAGTTGTACGCGCAAAGCACCGATAGCGCGGCAGGGCTCGCGCTGTCGATGACGCAGCAGCCCAAGGATGAGGCGACCAGCGAACTGATGGTCACCGCGCTGTTCGACAGTGGCCATTTCGAACTGGTGCGCTATGCCGACACCACTGGCAAGGTGATTGCCGAGCGAAGCAATCCGGGCGAGACCGGCAGCGTGCCGCAGTGGTTCATCGACCTGTTCCCGATCGAGGTCAGTGCCGGGCAGGCCGATGTCAGCGACGGCTGGAAGCAGGCCGGACGCGTCACGGTGCAGGCTCATTCGCGCTTCGCCTACCAGTCCCTCTGGGACGGCGCGCTCAAGCTGCTGGTGTGGATCAGCGCCGCCGGCCTGCTGTCCGGACTGGTGCTGCACCGGCTGTTCCTGTGGGTGAAGCGACCGATCATGCAGATGGTGGGCCAGGCCGAAGCGATCAGCGAGCGCCGTTTCGTCACCATCCCGGTGCCACGGATCACCGAATTGCGCGCTGTGGTGCAGGCAATGAACACCATGGTCGAGCGGGTGAAGACCATGTTCGCGGAGCAGGCCGCGCGCATCGATGCGCTGCGCAGCGAGGCCAACCGCGATGCGCTCACCCAGCTGCCCAACCGCAGCTTCTTCATGGGGCGGCTGGCGCAGGCGTTGGGCGACGAGGAGTCGGCGCCCGAGGGCGCCCTGCTGCTGCTGCGGCTACGCGATCTGATGGGCCTCAACCGCCGGCTTGGTCGCGAGCGGGCCGACCAGTTTCTGCAATCGGTGGCGGGCAAGCTTGGCGCCGTGCTCGGCCACGAGCCCGATGCGCTGCTGGCCCGGCTGAACGGCGCCGATTTCGCCGTGCTGCTGCCGGGCGACGATATGGCGCGCGTCAGCGGGCTGGCCGAGCGCATGCAGGCGGGCCTGGCCGAGCTGCGGCGCGCCGAACTTGCCGACCAGCACGACCTCGCCGCCATCGGCATCACGCCGTACCGTGCCGGCGAGGCGATCGGCACCGTGCTGGCCCGCACCGATGAGGCGCTGGCGCAGGCCGAAGGCAGCAGCAACGGCATCCATGCCGCCCGGCTCAACAGCGCCCTGCCCGCCCGCTCAGCTCAGGACTGGCAGCAGGCGCTGCGCCGCGCGCTCGACCAGGGTGCCTTCCGACTGGCCGGCTACCCGGTGCTGCACCGCGACGGCGCGCTCTGGCATCGCGAGCTGATGCTGCGGCTGCAGCAGGCGGACGGTCAGTTGCTGACCGCCGGCACCTTCATGCCCATGGCCAGCCGGCTGGGGCTGACCAGCGCGTTGGATCTGGAAACCGTGCGCCTGGCCTGCGCCGAGCTGGGGCAAGGCCAGGGCGACGTGGCGGTCAACCTGTCAGCGGTATCCATCGCCGATGCGCAGTTCGTCGACAGGCTACTGGAACTGCTGCGCGGCCAGAAGGCGCACACCGGCCGGCTGTGGCTGGAAGTGAACGAGTTCGGCTTCCGCGATGAGATGCGGGCATTGGCCGAATTCGCCCGCCGGCTGCGCCCGCTGGGTTGCAAGGTCGGCATCGAGCACTTCGGCCGCCATTTCGGCAGCATTCCGCAGCTGTTCGAGCTGCAGCTCGACTACCTGAAGATCGACAGCAGCTTTGTGCAGGGTATCGAGGCACACGCCGGCAACCAGCAGCTGATCAAGGCCATCGTCGGCGTGGCCGACGGCAACGGTCTGCTCACCATTGCCGAGGGCGTGCAGACCAATGCCGAATGGGACATGCTCGCCAAGCTCGGCGTGCAGGGCATGACGGGCCCGGTGACCACCCGCCGCGCTCTTACCTGA